From Trueperella pecoris, a single genomic window includes:
- a CDS encoding SpaH/EbpB family LPXTG-anchored major pilin, producing the protein MAMKTKFERVGALAAAVAIASLGMAGVASADPQAGFNVPDSGKPVSLTLHKHEGDQGAQEYTGKIDKTTLGNPVAGVKFKIQQVGTMVGGECVAPSLQSAAGWEAISKATIESVCEPKGATSVEVVTKKDGSTERLSLKQGLYKVTETDPGTNLVATAAVPFLVALPMPIAKTNEWDYDVVAYPKNELTTPGKITKEAGEPRKFIPGTVLDWTVKTELPKVHFAYTEISLIDSLPDGLKFDEVVSVKFGGTLLEAGDFDNAATIKLSEQGLKKVNALLQAADKALDVVVVLRTEVTKDAKGALENEVRLSLNGKPGDPGKGKSYWGTLELTKREKGTSTVLPNALFSIYLGKCEAVGQGAKVIAEGLKTNADGKFTQTLYVGTKESDKMDYCVKETAAPAGYILDPTGVDVTLTATDVATVKTVSFDNVKVTGPDLPLTGAQGTALLTGAGLLLFGLGAGAVYAARRRS; encoded by the coding sequence ATGGCTATGAAGACCAAGTTCGAACGCGTTGGAGCGCTCGCGGCCGCGGTGGCGATCGCGTCGCTCGGGATGGCTGGGGTTGCAAGCGCTGACCCCCAGGCTGGGTTCAATGTTCCGGATAGCGGCAAGCCCGTGAGCCTGACGCTCCACAAGCACGAGGGTGACCAGGGCGCCCAGGAGTACACCGGAAAGATCGATAAGACGACTCTTGGCAACCCGGTCGCGGGTGTGAAGTTTAAGATTCAGCAGGTCGGCACGATGGTCGGTGGCGAATGCGTTGCCCCATCGCTACAGAGTGCCGCCGGTTGGGAAGCTATCTCGAAGGCTACCATCGAGTCCGTATGTGAACCCAAGGGAGCCACCTCCGTTGAGGTTGTGACCAAGAAGGACGGCAGCACCGAGCGGCTCTCCCTTAAGCAGGGGCTTTACAAGGTGACGGAAACCGATCCCGGCACGAATCTTGTTGCTACCGCCGCCGTTCCCTTCCTCGTCGCGCTTCCGATGCCCATCGCAAAGACGAACGAGTGGGACTACGACGTCGTCGCCTACCCCAAGAACGAGCTAACAACCCCCGGCAAGATCACCAAGGAAGCGGGAGAACCCCGCAAGTTCATTCCTGGCACAGTGCTCGATTGGACCGTCAAGACCGAGCTGCCCAAGGTCCACTTTGCCTACACGGAAATCTCTTTGATCGACTCCTTGCCGGACGGCCTGAAGTTCGATGAAGTCGTCTCGGTCAAGTTCGGCGGAACACTGCTCGAGGCCGGAGATTTTGACAACGCCGCGACGATCAAGCTCAGCGAACAGGGCCTAAAGAAGGTCAACGCGCTCCTGCAGGCCGCAGACAAAGCGCTCGACGTCGTCGTCGTGCTTCGCACTGAGGTGACCAAGGACGCCAAGGGCGCCCTCGAGAACGAGGTGAGGCTCTCCCTCAACGGAAAGCCGGGCGACCCGGGCAAGGGCAAGTCCTACTGGGGTACCCTCGAGCTGACCAAGCGGGAGAAGGGCACCTCGACCGTCCTGCCGAATGCGCTGTTTTCGATTTACCTCGGAAAGTGCGAAGCTGTCGGCCAAGGGGCGAAGGTCATTGCCGAGGGTCTGAAGACCAATGCGGACGGCAAATTCACCCAGACTCTCTACGTCGGTACAAAGGAAAGCGACAAGATGGATTACTGCGTGAAGGAGACCGCCGCGCCGGCAGGCTACATCCTTGACCCCACGGGCGTGGACGTCACCCTCACCGCAACCGATGTTGCCACCGTGAAGACCGTGTCCTTTGACAATGTGAAGGTCACCGGCCCGGACCTTCCGCTCACGGGCGCCCAGGGCACCGCGTTGTTGACCGGAGCGGGTCTGCTCCTGTTCGGCCTCGGCGCAGGTGCGGTCTACGCGGCTCGTCGTCGCTCCTAA
- a CDS encoding Cna B-type domain-containing protein, producing MGKTRRRYIAPAMVAILALFAFLVPLHAAQAAQQCVGSVSNLHWKNGNDFVDYRNGFTKVAFDWQVRPDANPGDTFTVTLPNQLKPHTSSNTFDLRDKNGDVVANATWQGKQVTFTLTEYARTHGHIAGNAYFTVMWDEYQVSEGQAYDLYFRTCEGSSTTLKGKVLETGPGGHVHGNGKTGHLTSDNQLRWYLGIATAQKGPWKTPVSIVDRGGQGYKLSCEGVTVVNRVVNGSYVKDHPIDDARYRCNEDATGGIHIDLLPLPGPIYINDGESLVVIMRATLLPGYKDLDELVNSAELVGTPEGDQTKSATVKIPGAGGSARGEQVRFSLTKEVVGEQGANTAAAYEFSYKCLGDGFEKFAALKAGQTSDVVTTRSSAVCQIREDNLPAGATVSYEVLNPDSGAKVTVEDGVATLRFAPNAKAEVKLRATNRLADLKKISISGEKIWDDDGDRDGKRPAEITIRLLKNKAIHDTRKVKADSTGRWTFAFDGLAESENGKPIDYTIEEVRVDGYEAPQVHKTGATFTVTNKRVPEVVDIPVIKKWEGDTGFEGRRPAKVVVRLLADGEEVDRQPIDQKNGEWAYTFVGKPKYAQGKQGQPIQYKVEEVDVPAGYSPHAAEQGGTWTITNTLTKRPGSVTWTKVDSDSVDNKLGGSEWLLKGPGQLPGGTPIVDCIAASSDACGGPDKNPAKGEFRVDGLDWGTYTLTEALAPAGYIVDDTPREFVVDGTGNPDLPITLGHIKNQKVTAPLIPLTGGMSRDAYLYGGVLTMLLGMALTFAIRRRA from the coding sequence ACCTTCACTGGAAAAACGGTAACGATTTTGTCGATTACAGAAACGGGTTCACCAAGGTCGCTTTTGATTGGCAAGTAAGGCCTGATGCCAATCCGGGAGACACCTTTACGGTGACACTGCCTAATCAGCTCAAGCCGCACACGAGCTCGAATACTTTCGACCTGCGTGATAAGAACGGGGATGTGGTTGCGAACGCCACGTGGCAGGGCAAGCAGGTGACGTTCACGCTCACCGAGTATGCGCGAACCCACGGTCATATTGCCGGTAACGCATATTTCACGGTCATGTGGGATGAGTACCAGGTGTCTGAGGGACAGGCATACGACTTATACTTCAGGACATGTGAGGGCTCCTCAACCACGCTCAAGGGCAAGGTCCTCGAGACCGGCCCCGGCGGTCACGTTCATGGCAACGGAAAGACTGGCCACTTGACGTCGGACAATCAGCTCCGGTGGTATCTCGGTATTGCCACGGCGCAAAAGGGACCCTGGAAGACGCCCGTCAGCATCGTCGATCGCGGCGGACAGGGGTATAAGCTGAGTTGCGAAGGTGTGACAGTGGTCAACCGAGTCGTCAACGGCTCATACGTCAAGGACCACCCTATCGACGACGCCCGCTACCGCTGCAACGAAGATGCCACAGGTGGCATCCACATCGATCTGCTACCGCTTCCAGGGCCGATCTACATCAACGACGGTGAATCGCTAGTCGTGATCATGCGCGCCACGCTGCTCCCCGGATACAAGGATCTTGATGAGCTTGTCAATTCTGCAGAGCTTGTTGGTACGCCGGAAGGTGATCAGACTAAATCAGCCACGGTGAAGATTCCGGGAGCTGGTGGAAGCGCTCGTGGTGAGCAAGTTCGCTTCTCTCTTACTAAGGAAGTCGTTGGCGAGCAGGGCGCCAATACCGCCGCAGCCTACGAGTTTTCCTACAAGTGCCTGGGCGACGGCTTCGAGAAATTCGCCGCGCTGAAAGCCGGCCAAACCTCGGACGTCGTGACCACCCGATCGTCGGCCGTGTGCCAGATCCGCGAAGATAACCTGCCCGCGGGAGCCACCGTCTCCTACGAGGTTCTCAACCCTGACTCGGGTGCGAAAGTGACGGTGGAAGACGGCGTCGCGACCTTGCGATTTGCTCCGAACGCGAAGGCTGAAGTAAAGCTGCGCGCAACGAACAGGCTCGCCGACCTGAAGAAGATCTCCATCAGCGGGGAGAAGATCTGGGACGACGACGGCGACCGCGACGGCAAGCGCCCAGCGGAAATCACGATCCGTCTCCTCAAGAACAAGGCTATCCACGACACCCGGAAGGTGAAGGCCGATTCCACGGGGAGGTGGACGTTTGCGTTCGATGGGCTCGCTGAATCTGAAAACGGCAAGCCGATTGACTACACGATCGAGGAAGTGCGCGTCGATGGATACGAGGCGCCTCAGGTGCACAAGACCGGCGCCACGTTCACGGTGACGAACAAGCGTGTTCCTGAAGTCGTAGATATCCCGGTGATCAAGAAGTGGGAAGGCGATACCGGTTTCGAAGGCCGACGTCCGGCTAAGGTTGTTGTGCGCCTGCTGGCGGACGGGGAAGAAGTTGACCGCCAGCCCATTGACCAAAAGAACGGCGAATGGGCGTATACCTTCGTCGGCAAGCCGAAGTACGCCCAGGGAAAGCAGGGGCAGCCGATCCAATACAAGGTCGAAGAGGTAGACGTCCCGGCGGGCTACTCGCCTCATGCGGCCGAGCAGGGCGGGACGTGGACCATCACCAACACGTTGACGAAGCGACCGGGGTCAGTGACGTGGACCAAGGTCGATTCCGATTCAGTCGATAACAAACTCGGCGGATCCGAGTGGTTGCTCAAGGGGCCGGGCCAGTTGCCCGGCGGCACGCCCATCGTCGACTGCATTGCCGCTTCCTCCGACGCGTGTGGCGGTCCTGACAAGAATCCTGCCAAAGGCGAATTTAGGGTCGACGGACTCGATTGGGGCACCTACACCCTGACCGAGGCCCTAGCCCCCGCGGGATACATCGTTGATGACACGCCTCGCGAGTTCGTCGTCGACGGAACGGGTAACCCGGACCTGCCCATCACGCTCGGACACATCAAGAACCAGAAGGTTACCGCGCCGCTCATTCCTCTCACGGGTGGAATGAGCCGAGACGCCTACCTCTACGGAGGGGTGCTGACCATGCTGCTCGGCATGGCGCTCACCTTCGCGATTCGTCGTCGGGCATAA